GCAAGGTGCTGCGCGCCTCCGACACCGACCGGCTGACCGTCGTCGCGGCCGGGGTCACCGTGCCCGAGGCGCTCAAGGCCGCCGAGGCGCTGGACGCCGAGGGCATCCAGGTCCGGGTGATCGACCTCTACTCGGTCAAGCCCGTCGACCGCCGCACGCTGCGCGAGGCCGCCGAACGGACCGGCTGCGTTCTCACCGTCGAGGACCACCACGAGGAGGGCGGCCTCGGCGACGCGGTCCTCGACGCCTTCCTCGACGGCCGCCCGGTGCCCCGCCTGGTCCGCCTCGCCGTCCGTACGATGCCGGGCTCGGCCTCCCCCGAGGAGCAGCTGCGCGAGGCGGGCATCGACGCGGAGGCGATCGCGGTTGCCGGACGGCTGCTGGTGGAGCACGCGATCGCACCCTGAACGGCCCACGCGCGGAAGGGAGTCCGGACATGGGGAACGCGACCCGGGCACTGCGGGTCGGCCGCCGCACGGTCGAGATCCACCGCCCGGACAAGGTGCTGTTCCCCGCGGACGCGCACGGGGACAGGGACGGGGACGGGGACGGCGGCGGAGGCCGTGGCGGTGGGGGAGACGGCGGCAAGGAGTACACCAAGGGTGATCTCGTCGCCTACTACCGTGCCGTCGCCCCCTTCATGCTGCCCCAGCTGCGCGGACGCCCGCTGATGCTGGAGCGGCACCCCGACGGGCTCGACGGGCCCATGTTCATGCAGAAGAACACCCCCGGGCACTATCCGGAGTGGATCGAACGCGTGGAGGTGCGCAAGGAGGGCGGCACGGTCCTCCACCCGGTCTGCGCGAACACCGCCACCCTCGTGTACCTCGCCGACCAGGCCTGTGTCACCCAGCACCGCTGGCTCTCCCGGACCGGCGCCGTCGACCGACCCGACCGGCTGGTCATCGACCTCGACCCGGCGGTGGACGACTTCGAACGGGTCCGGGAAGCGGCCCGGGACGTACGGGAGCTGCTCGGCGAGCTGAGGCTGCCGTCCGTCCCGATGACCATCGGGTCCAGGGGCGTCCACGTCGTCGTACCGCTCGACGGGCACGAGGACTTCGACGCGGTGCGCGCCTTCGCCGGGGAGATCGCCGACGCACTCGTCCGCGCCCGCCCCGAGCGGCTCACCACCGAGCCCCGCAAGAAGGACCGGGGCGACCGGCTCTACCTCGACATCCAGCGCAACGCCTACGCCCAGACCGCCGTCGCGCCCTGGTCCGTGCGCGCCCGCCCCGGTGCGCCCGTCGCCGCGCCGCTGACCTGGGAACAGCTCGACGACCCGGCCGTGGACGCCCGCCGCTGGACCCTGGCGGACGCCGTCGAACAGGCCCGTACCGACCCCTGGGGAGGGGCGCTGGGCAGGGGCCGCGCGCTGGGCCCGGCACGGCGGCGGCTCGCGGCGCTGCGCGGCTGACCCGAAAAGGTTTGGCCAACGGACGTGGGGCCACTCGGTGTTCGAGGTGGCCATGTCGAACACATCCAACACATCCCGTACACCCAAGACACAGAACGCACGCACATCACAGAATCAGGACGAAACGGAAGCGGCGCGGAAGGCGACGGACGACCGGCCCAGCCCCGTGCAGGTTCTGCGCCACGCGCGGGACCAGCTGGAGGAGCTGACCGGCATGGCGCCCGAGTCCGTGTCGTCGTTCGAACAGACCGAGGGCGGCTGGACGTTGGAGGTCGAGGTCCTGGAGATCGCCAGGGTCCCCGACACGATGAGCCTGCTCGCCAGCTACCGGGTGGAACTCGACGCCGAGGGCGGACTGACCGGCTATCGGCGCGTGCGCCGCTACGAGCGCGGCAGGGCGGACCCGCACCGCCGTTAGGCCGTCGCCCCGGTTCGGCATCCCCGGTCAAGACCCGACAACCACAACCGACAACCAAGGAGGACCGGCCGGCATGACCGTAGTACCTGCACAGCAGTCCGGCGGCGGAGGCGGCAGCAGCGGCCTGTACGACGTCCTGGAGCTCATTCTCGACAGGGGGCTCGTCATCGACGCGTTCGTACGGGTCTCCCTGGTCGGCATCGAGATCCTGAAGATCGACGTCCGCGTCGTGGTGGCGAGCGTCGACACCTATCTGCGCTTCGCCGAGGCGTGCAACCGGCTCGACCTGGAGGCCGGGCCGCGCAAGAGCCCCGGTCTGCCGGACCTCGTCGGTGAGATCACCGAGTCCGGCGCGCGCGGCAAGTCCAAGGGGGCGCTGTCCGGCGCCGCCGAGACGATCTCCGATGCCTTCAAGCAGGCCCGCGAGGAGGAGCAGACCGAGTCGCGGCCCCGCGCCCGTAGGACCACGAGCTCGCGCAAGAGGGAGGAACAGGAGTGAGCACGTACGTCTACGGCATCACCGCCGGCTCCCACCCCGCCCTCCCCGAGGGCATGGGCGGGGTGGGCGACCCCGCGCGCCCGGTGCGGATCCTCCGGGAGGGCGAACTGGCGGCCCTCGTCAGTGAGGCTCCCGAGGGGCTGCGCCCCAAGCGCAAGGATCTGCTCGCCCACCAGAACGTCCTGAGCGAGGTGGGTGCGCGCGGCCCGCTGCTGCCCATGCGGTTCGGCAGCGTCGCCCCCGACGACGCCTCGGTCACCGGTGTGCTCGCCGAACGCGCGGAGCACTACCGGGAGCGGCTCGGCGCCCTCGACGGCAAGGTCGAGTACAACGTCAAGGCCGGCCATGACGAAGAGGCCGTACTGCATCGGGTGATGGGGGAGAACCCCGAGCTGCGCGCCATGACCGAGGCCAACCGGCAGGCGGGCGGCGGCACGTACGAGGACCGGCTGCGGCTCGGCGAGATGGTCGTCGCCGCGGTGCAGGCCCGTGAGGCCGACGACGCGACGGAGCTGCGGCGGGTCCTGGAGCCGGCCGCCGACGCGGTCAGCGCGGGCCCCGACTCCACCGGCTGGCTGGCCAATCTGTCGTTCCTCGTGGACCGGGAGTCGGCCGCGGTGTTCCTCGACGCCGTGGAGGAGGTCCGCAAGAGCCATCCGCACGTCGAGGTGCGGGTGAACGGGCCGCTGCCGCCGTACAGCTTCGTCGAACCGGGGCCCGCGCAGCCCGCGGAGACACCCCACTGACGACACCGACGACGCGCGCGGGCCGAGGAGGAGAGCACATGGGACTGATCACCGAGGTACTGCTGCTGCCGTTCGCACCGGTCCGCGGCAGCCTCTGGACGGTGAGGCAGGTGCTCACCGAGGCCGAGCGCCAGTACTACGACCCGGCGGCCGTCCGCGCCGAACTCGCCCGCCTCGAGCAGCGGCTCGAAGCGGGCGCGATCGATGAGGAGGAGTTCGACCGCCTGGAGGACGAGCTTCTCGACCGGCTGGAGATCAGCGCGCGGAGGAGCACAGGAACCGGCAACGGGACGACACAATGAATCGAATCGCACTGGGCCTCGCCGTAGGGGCCGGATACGTCCTCGGGCGTACCAAGAAGATGAAACTGGCGTTCGCCGTCGGCACCATGGTGGCCGGCAAGCGGATGCACCTCAGCCCACGGGCGCTCGCGGAGCTGGTGTCCCGGCAACTGCAGAACAACCCGCAGTTCAAGGAGATCGGTGACCAGCTCCGCGGGGACCTGCGCGGTGTCGGCAAGGCGGCCACCGGGGCGCTGGTCGAGCGGCAGATCGAAGGGCTCGCCGGGCGGCTGCACGGCCGCACCTCCCAGGTGCGCGACCAGCTCGACGGGGTGACGCCGGATCTGCCGGGGCGTGGCGAGGAGGACCGGGAGGAATCGGCCCCCGGCGACGAGCCGGAGCGCCCGCGCGAACCGGCTACGAAGAAGCCGGCCGCGAAGAAGACGGCCGCGAAGAAGACCGCGGCCAAGAAGCCGGTGCCCAAGAAGCCGGCCGCCAAGAAGACCGCCCCCGGCAGGGCCCCGGCCAAGAAGGCGGCGCGCACGACCGCGAGGTCGCGGACGACGAAGGGAGGCGGCGGCGATGACTGAGACCCTCGGCGCGGCGACCGGCCGCGCGACCGGCGGAGCGACGGACCGGGCGAAGGACGCGGCCACGAGCAACCCGCTCACCGACCTGGCCCACAGCGAGGCCGTCGAGCATCTCAAGGCCGAGGCCCGGGAGTATGTGGCCGCCCAGGCCCAGCGGCTCCTGGTCGGCGCCGGCCGCAAACTCGGCGAGACGACCGGCAAGCTCAACGACATCGCCGAGGGCAACAGCCCCGGCTTCGCCAAGCTCGCCCTCGACGGCGGCCGCAAGCTCGCCGAGGGCAAGGGGCCGCTGCGCACCGCCCTGGAGGTGGGCGCGGGCCGGGCCAAGGACAACGTGCTCGGCGCGCTGAAGAACCTCGGCGGCGGCAAGGGCAAGCGCAAGGGCGGCTCCGGCAACAAGCCCACGGTGATCATCGAGTCCGTCGACGTCGGGGTGCCGGTGCGCACCGCCTACGACCAGTGGACCCAGTTCCAGAGCTTCAGCACCTTCGCCAAGGGGGTGAAGAGCGC
The sequence above is drawn from the Streptomyces griseiscabiei genome and encodes:
- a CDS encoding gas vesicle structural protein GvpA; this translates as MTVVPAQQSGGGGGSSGLYDVLELILDRGLVIDAFVRVSLVGIEILKIDVRVVVASVDTYLRFAEACNRLDLEAGPRKSPGLPDLVGEITESGARGKSKGALSGAAETISDAFKQAREEEQTESRPRARRTTSSRKREEQE
- a CDS encoding GvpL/GvpF family gas vesicle protein, with amino-acid sequence MSTYVYGITAGSHPALPEGMGGVGDPARPVRILREGELAALVSEAPEGLRPKRKDLLAHQNVLSEVGARGPLLPMRFGSVAPDDASVTGVLAERAEHYRERLGALDGKVEYNVKAGHDEEAVLHRVMGENPELRAMTEANRQAGGGTYEDRLRLGEMVVAAVQAREADDATELRRVLEPAADAVSAGPDSTGWLANLSFLVDRESAAVFLDAVEEVRKSHPHVEVRVNGPLPPYSFVEPGPAQPAETPH
- a CDS encoding gas vesicle protein GvpO, giving the protein MSNTSNTSRTPKTQNARTSQNQDETEAARKATDDRPSPVQVLRHARDQLEELTGMAPESVSSFEQTEGGWTLEVEVLEIARVPDTMSLLASYRVELDAEGGLTGYRRVRRYERGRADPHRR
- the ligD gene encoding non-homologous end-joining DNA ligase, which encodes MGNATRALRVGRRTVEIHRPDKVLFPADAHGDRDGDGDGGGGRGGGGDGGKEYTKGDLVAYYRAVAPFMLPQLRGRPLMLERHPDGLDGPMFMQKNTPGHYPEWIERVEVRKEGGTVLHPVCANTATLVYLADQACVTQHRWLSRTGAVDRPDRLVIDLDPAVDDFERVREAARDVRELLGELRLPSVPMTIGSRGVHVVVPLDGHEDFDAVRAFAGEIADALVRARPERLTTEPRKKDRGDRLYLDIQRNAYAQTAVAPWSVRARPGAPVAAPLTWEQLDDPAVDARRWTLADAVEQARTDPWGGALGRGRALGPARRRLAALRG
- a CDS encoding gas vesicle protein GvpG — protein: MGLITEVLLLPFAPVRGSLWTVRQVLTEAERQYYDPAAVRAELARLEQRLEAGAIDEEEFDRLEDELLDRLEISARRSTGTGNGTTQ
- a CDS encoding DNA primase → MNRIALGLAVGAGYVLGRTKKMKLAFAVGTMVAGKRMHLSPRALAELVSRQLQNNPQFKEIGDQLRGDLRGVGKAATGALVERQIEGLAGRLHGRTSQVRDQLDGVTPDLPGRGEEDREESAPGDEPERPREPATKKPAAKKTAAKKTAAKKPVPKKPAAKKTAPGRAPAKKAARTTARSRTTKGGGGDD